The genomic segment GTATGGCCGACTTTGAAATTGAGATTTTTGACTAGTCCCAATTTTTTTAAAAACATCATCCACACTTCGTCACCGCGGATAGTAGCATCAGGCCAAGCAAGAATTAGGGCAAAATCCTGGTATTGGGATGATGTTTTCATCGTTATTTTTTAATATTCCAACGGAATGATGGGTTCTTTCTTGCTGGTAGACATAATCATCATTGTTTGGAAGGTTTTCACGAAGGGGATCTTTGCGATTTTTTCCATAATAACGCCTTCATACGCTTTTATATCTTTTACGTACACTTTGAGGATGAAGTCGCAGTTGCCGGTGACATGGTGGCATTCTGTGACCTCGGGAATCATTTTCACAGCAGCTACAAATTCTGGAATTGCATTATGAGTGTGGAAGTCCAATGATATTTGTATAAAGGATTTGATGCCTAGCCCTAATTTTTCTTCGTCCACAAAAGCATGATAGCTCTTGATGAAACCGGAGTTTTCAAGTTTTCTTACACGCTCTAAAGTTGGAGCGGGAGAAAGCCCTATGCTCGATGCTAACTGTAAGTTAGTAATACGGCCATTCTCTTGTAATAATTTGAGAATTTTTAAATCAGTTTTGTCTGGTGCAAACGGCATATCTTAAGTCTTAATAATCAATAGTATTTGTAAATATACAAAATTATATTTGGAAATTTAAAAATATACAAAATTATTGATGATTAATTATTTTTAATTATAGTGTTTAGGTAAAGGTATAGATATAATTTATCTAAAATCATTTATCTGTCATAATTGTTCGAAATGTGCGCATTTTGATTAAATAGAGTGATAAATGTCATTTTTTTATTAAAAATCATGTTGTAGAGCGCTTTAAAATACTGTTTATTGGCTTTGAAATTGTAACTTTGCAGTTCGATAGTTGCGGAGGTCAAACCTCCCAAATTAGTTAAACCGTGAGAGCGCAATATGAGTACTAAAGACGACGATTTATTAAAAGAGCTGGAGCTCGAAGAATATAAATACGGGTTCACGACGGATATCGAAATGGAAATTGCAGCCAAAGGCCTTACAGAGGATACGGTTCGTTTTATTTCGGCAAAAAAGAATGAGCCTGAGTGGTTATTGGAGTGGAGGCTGAAAGCTTTTCGCCATTTTCTGACGTTGAAAATGCCTACATGGCAGAATTTTGAGGCGCCCGAAATTGATTTTCAGGATATATCTTACTATGCGGCGCCTAAAGCCAAGCCACAGCTCAATTCGATGGAGGAAGTCGATCCCGAACTGGTTGCCACTTTTGAAAAATTAGGCATCCCATTGGATGAGCAAAAAATACTGGCTGGCGTAGTTGCTGTCGATGCCGTTTTTGATTCCGTATCGGTCAAGACAACTTTTCGTGAAAAGCTAAAAGAGCAGGGCGTTATTTTCTGTTCATTTGGAGAAGCTGTGCAGGAGTATCCTGACCTCGTGAAGAAGTATTTGGGGACGGTAGTCCCGCAAACGGACAATATTTATGCAGCCCTAAACTCAGCGGTGTTTTCGGACGGTTCGTTCGTGTATGTGCCAAAAGGCGTTAAGTGTCCAATGGAATTGTCTACTTATTTCCGTATTAATGCGCAGAATACAGGACAGTTTGAGCGCACACTGATCGTCGCGGACGAAGGGGCTTACGTCTCTTATTTGGAGGGTTGTACGGCGCCTATGCGTGATGAAAACCAATTGCATGCGGCAGTGGTAGAGCTAATTGCGGAAAGAGATGCTGAAATTAAATATTCGACCGTTCAAAACTGGTATCCCGGTGACAAGGACGGTAAAGGTGGTATCTATAACTTTGTGACAAAACGTGGTATCTGTAAAGGGGACAATAGTAAGATTTCATGGACCCAGGTAGAGACAGGGTCAGCCATCACATGGAAATATCCCGGCGTAATCTTAAAAGGTGATCATTCTATCGGTGAGTTTTACTCGGTGGCCATGACTCGCAACTACCAGGTTGCGGATACGGGAACTAAAATGGTTCATCTCGGTAAGAACACAAAATCCAAAATTGTTTCTAAAGGAATTTCTGCTGGAAAGAGTCATAATAGCTACAGAGGACTGGTCAAAATTGGTCCGAATGCGGATAACTCCAGGAACTTTACGCAATGTGATTCTTTGTTGATCGGCGATAAATGTGGTGCACATACTTTTCCATATATTGAAAACCGAAATAAGACAGCTAAATTGGAACATGAGGCAACCACATCAAAAATCGGAGAAGATCAGGTGTTCTATTTAAATCAGCGTGGCATTGATTCTGAAAAAGCTGTCGGGCTGATTGTCAATGGATATGCCAAGGAGGTGTTAAATCAATTGCCAATGGAATTTGCCGTAGAAGCACAGAAATTGTTGGCTATTTCTTTAGAAGGTTCAGTAGGATAGAAAAAATAATTGAGCAAGCTGCCATAGTATCGGTCTGTCGCTCAATACTCAATACGAATAAAATGTTAAGCATTAAAAATTTACATGCGTCTGTAGAAGACAAACAAATATTAAAAGGGTTAAACTTAGAAGTTAAAGCTGGAGAAGTTCACGCAATTATGGGCCCTAACGGTGCAGGAAAAAGTACTTTAGGTAATGTGTTGGCGGGACGTGAATCGTATGAGGTCAGTGCGGGGTCAGCGCTATTGGATGGCGTAGACTTGCTAGAGCTTTCTCCGGAAGATCGTGCGCGGGAAGGCTTATTTCTGGCTTTCCAGTATCCTGTCGAAATTCCGGGGGTATCGAACATCAATTTCTTGAAAACGGCAGTCAATGATATTCGTGAGTACAAAGGCCTGCCGCCGATGGAAGCGAAAGAATTTTTGCAGTTGGTGAAAGAGAAGCAAAAGCTGGTCGAATTTTCGGCTAACCTGGCCAATCGTTCTTTGAATGAAGGATTTTCAGGAGGTGAGAAAAAACGTAACGAAATTTTTCAGCTGGCTATGCTGAATCCGAAGCTATCTATTTTGGATGAAACGGATTCCGGTTTGGATATTGATGCTCTTCGTATTGTAGCCAACGGTGTGAATCAATTGCGTTCTAAAGATAATGCCTTTATCGTTATCACACACTATCAGCGCCTATTGGATTATATTGTGCCCGATTTTGTACACGTCCTATATAACGGCCGCATCGTGAAATCAGGCCCTAAAGAACTGGCCTTGGAACTCGAAGAAAAGGGATACGATTGGTTAAAAGAATATGATACACAAAACGCCTAACCTTTTAATTGATAAAGGATTGAAAGAAAGTTTGGCGATTTGATTAAATAATAACATGAGTACATTAGTTTCAGAATCATTACTTCAACAAGTGTTGGGAGCGTTCAGAGATCAGGAGCTGGCGACGGAGCCTGCTTTTTTCGTGGAGACGCGCCAGCGGGCTTTCGAACGCTTCGAAGCAGCAGGTTTTCCCACCGTTAAGAATGAAGAATGGAAATATACAAATATCCACAGTATCATTAATAAGCCCTATGCGCTTGACGTCGATGTGGATATCGAGGGCTTGGATTTTAGTGCAGGAGAGATTCCGGGTTTGGATGCCTATCGCATCATTCTTGTAAATGGTCAATATGTATTGGCGGTAAGTGAGTTGGAAAAAGTAAAAGGGCTCACTGTTATTCCGATGGATGCTGCTGTTGACGAACCAGCTTTCCGAACACATTTTGCACAATATGCTGATAAATCTGACAACATCATGGTGGCGCTTAATACAGCGGCATTTACCAATGGTGTATTTATTCACTTGAAGAAGGGCGTTGTATTGGATAAGCCAATCCAGATTATCCATGTGGCGATGGGACAGGAAGATTTCTTTGCGCAGACACGTAATCTGGTGGTTGTAGAACCGAATGCCGAATTTGAGTTGATTGAAAGCTTTATTACCGCAGACGGTGCAGCCAATAATGTACACAATAAGGTATCGGAAATTGTTGTACAGGAAAATGCGAAAGTACAGCATTACTATTTACAGGTAGCTGATTCCGTGAGCCGTTATTTTAACCATACAGAGGTCTATCAAGAGAAATATAGTTTATACAACAATTATAACTGTAACTTCCCCGGAGCAGCATTTATCCGCAATAATATCAATGTGCGGCTGGATGCGGAAAATGTAGAAAGTCACTTGTATGGAATCAATTTGACTGCTGGAGATCAACTGGTTGACAATCATACCATTGTAGATCACCTGAAGCCTCATTGTGAATCTTATGAGTGGTATAAGAATATCACACAGGACAACTCCACGGCCGTGTTCAACGGGAAAATTTTTGTCCGCGAAGATGCACAGAAAACAAATGCGTTCCAACAGAACAATAACATGTTGCTGTCGGATCATTCCGCTGTATACACCAAGCCGCAGCTCGAAATTTTTGCAGATGATGTAAAATGCTCGCACGGCTGTACTATCGGGCAATTTGACAATGAAGCATTATTTTATCTGCGTGCAAGAGGCATCGGCGAGGAGTCGGCGCGCGTTCTTTTGGTACATGCGTTTGCTTTTGACGTGACTACGCGTTTCTCAAACGATGTTGTCCGGAAATATGTGGAAGAACTGGTAGAAGAGAGCTTAAAAACGAATTAATCGATACAGTTTCACAGTATTCATATAGGCGTTTATCCATCGGGTAAACGCTTTTTTTTTTGCTTGCCTTCATGACCAAACCAATAGGAGCGCCGGTGTATTAGGTGCTACTCTTGCGTTTTTAGTCTTTTTGGCGTATTTTTGTAATGCTATGTACACATCTTTATATACAACTTACGCTTATAAACCTTGGGTTTTATAGCCTAACAATATTCAGAGATCCTGAATTTATCCACGGATCTATCCGCGTTTTATGTCAAATGTATAGGCCGTTCCCGGTCCTATGCTTGTTGTATTTTTGATTTATGTTTTATGGAAAAGAATAATTGGTTTCGAACCTACAGTTATATTTGGGTTGGACAATTCATTTCGCTACTGTCTAGCTCAGCGGTCAATTTTTCGATCATGATATGGCTCAGCCTGACCCACAAGTCGGCGGAGGTACTCGCTTTCGCGGCGATAGCCGGATTATTGCCTCAAGCAGTTATAGGTCCCTTTGCGGGTGTTTTTATCGATCGTTGGGATAGGAAGAAAGTCATGATCTTTGCGGATGGTTTTATAGCGCTGTGTACATTGGCGATGACATTTGTGCTGAAAGATACGCATACAGATATGTTTTTAATTTACCTTCTGATGGCCTGTCGTTCAATTGGTTCAGCATTTCACTCTCCGGCGATGCAGGCGATTGCACCGCTGTTGGTGCCGGAGGACAAACTGCTACGTGTATCGGGTATTAATCAGATGCTTCAGTCGGTGAGTAACATTGCCGGACCCGCATTGGGCACATTGGCGATTACTTATTTTCCGGTAGCGCAAGTGCTCTATCTGGATGTTATAGGCGCCGTATTTGCGATCACATCGTTGCTTTTTGTCTTTATCCCGCATTTACCGCAGTCGGAGTACAAATCCACTGTCAGAGCGGTATTAAAAGATCTTCAGCAGGGTTTGTTGGCTATTTATGGCAATAAAGGCTTAAAAATGCTTTTTTTATACGCAATGGTTGCCACATTTTGCATTATGCCAGTAGCGATCATGTTTCCATTGTTGACTATCGGGCATTATGGTGGTGGTAAATGGGAGATGAGCGCCATTGAAATTGTCTGGGGGGTAGGCATGCTGGTTGGCGGAAGTGCTCTAGGACTTGCCAAGATATCTTTCTCAAAGGTGGTACTTGTCAATAGTATGCATATATTGTTGGGACTGACTTTTGCGTTGTCAGGATGGTTCCCATCAGGCTGGTTTATTCCATTTGTCATCATGACAGCTCTGGGCGGTGTTTCTATGTCCGTATTTTCAGCGTCTTTTATGACGATCATCCAGGAACAGGTCGTTCCGGAAATGTTGGGACGTGTTTTTTCCCTTTATTTTAGTATTGCGATTTTGCCAAGTATGATCGGACTCCTTTTTACAGGATATATCGCTGACGCCATTGGAGTAGCTACCGCATTTGTTATTGCCGGTCTGACAGTGGTGCTTGTGGGATTACTGTCTTTTTTCAATCGTCCGATTATGGATTTGGGAGCAGAAAGGGAGCGTCGCTAAACGTGAATATAAAAAAAGCTTCCAGATGATGGAAGCTTTTTTTATTGGAGCGAAAGACGAGATTCGAACTCGCGACCCCAACCTTGGCAAGGTTGTGCTCTACCAACTGAGCTACTTTCGCGTTGATGCTACAAAAGTAAAGCATTTGATCTTATTCTGCAAGAGAAAAATCAAAAAAATATCAATTTAAATCAATTGCATCGACACAGTTAATTCCATCAATAGCGGCTGAAATAATACCGCCAGCATAGCCTGCTCCCTCTCCACAGGGGTAAAGTCCTTTTACCTGAGGATGTTGCAGATTTTCCTTATTTCTCGGAATCCTTATTGGCGAGGAAGTTCGCGATTCTACACCCACCAAAATGGCTTCGTTGGTATAATAACCTTTCATTTTTTTTCCGAAAATCGGCAAGGCACCACGGAGTGCTTGATGAACAAAGTCGGGTAGTATATCGCTGAGATCCGTAGACAAGGTTCCTGGCTTATATGAGTTTGCGGGTAGGTCCATTGATATACGCCCTTCCACAAAGTCAACCATACGCTGCGCTGGGGCTACAAGCTTGCCCCCGCCCGCCGTATAGGCTTTGTGTTCGATTTGTCTCTGAAAATCAAGCAGTGCAAAAGGGTCTTTCGCTGCGTTTGGCACGTCTTCGAGATTGATCTGGATGACTGTGCCCGAATTGGCGTGTGGATTATTCCGTTTCGAAGGCGACCATCCATTCACGACGATCTCATTCTGGTCGGTCGCACAGGGAGCGATAACTCCACCGGGACACATACAGAATGAAAATACGCCGCGATCATTCACCTGTTCGACCAGGCTGTAATAAGCTGGGGGCAAATGTTCACTTCTCACCTGACAATGGTACTGCGCTTGATCGATAATTGACTGCGGATGTTCGATGCGTACGCCCAACGCAAATGGTTTTGCTTCGATCAGCCAATTATTCCTTCGGAATAACTCAAAAATATCCCTGGCAGAGTGGCCTGTAGCCACGATGACATGATCTGCTTTGATTTGTTCTCCGCTGGCGAGTTTTACACCGCGCACCTGGCCAAAGGACTCCAGAATATCGTCGACACGCTGGTCAAAATAAAATTCACCTCCAAACTCTAGAACACTTTCGCGCATGGCTTCGATAATATGCGGCAATTTGTTGGTGCCAATATGCGGGCGGGCGTTTACCAGAATATCGGTTGCAGCACCGTGGGAAACAAATAGTTTAAGTACCTTGTCGACGTCTCCCCGTTTATTCGAGCGCGTATACAGTTTACCGTCTGAATACGTGCCGGCTCCCCCCTCACCAAAGCAATAGTTGGATTCGGGATTGACAATTCCCTCCCGGTTCAGTTTTGCCAGATCACGTCTTCGCTCCTGCACCTTTTTGCCTCTTTCGATAACGATCGGTTTAAGCCCGCGCTCGATGCAGCGTAAAGCAGCGAATAAGCCGGCCGGCCCTGCACCGACAATGATTACAGGTTTGCCCGTGCGGACGGATTTAAAGTGATTTTCGTAGACTTCAGGTAGCGGAAATTCGTCGATATAATAAATAACGCGTGCTCGGTATACCACCTGTCTGCTGCGTGCGTCAATAGAACGTTTACGGATCTTATAGGCTTTTATTTGCTGAGGTTTTAGCCGCAGAGCTTTTATGCCCAGTTGAAGGATATATTGCTCGTCTTCGATTCTTTCGGGGGGTATTGCGATCTCAATTTCTTTTTGCATATCATAGGGGCTGGGTTTTTATCCCAAAACCGGGACAAAGTTAAGGAATATTGCGTATTTGCAGATTTGAAATAAAAATATTCTTATCTTAGTAAGAGCTTGGTATATGCTTTGATAGTGTAACCGTATAATTTGAATAGTATTTAATTCTTTAAACAATGAAAATGAATAGATTTTTGGTAGCCTTATTTGGTTTTTTTGCGTTAGTATCATTAAACTCCTGCGGCTACAATACAATGGTGTCCCAGGACGAAAATGTCAAAGCCAAATGGGCGCAGGTTGAGAATGCTTATCAACGTCGTGCTGATTTGGTCCCGAACTTGGTTAACACTGTAAAAGGTGCCGCCAAACATGAAGAAAGCACACTGACAGCTGTTGTTGAAGCAAGAGCTAAAGCCACTTCGGTGACAATTAATGCAGATGACCTGTCGGAGGAGAATATCGCTAAATTTCAGAAAGTGCAGGACGAGTTCAGCGGATCCCTGAGCCGTCTTTTAGCTTCAGTGGAAGCCTACCCCGATTTAAAAGCGAATCAAAATTTTCTGGAACTACAAGCTCAGTTAGAGGGTACGGAAAACCGTATTTCTACAGAACGTAGAGCATATAACGAAGCTGTACAACAATATAATACCACTGTACGTAGTTTTCCAAATAATCTAATGGCCGGTATGTTCGGGTTTAAGGCCAAAGGAACATTTACTGCAGCACCGGGTTCAGACAAAGCACCGACTGTATCATTCTAGAATAGCATTTTGTTGGTAATGGATGGATTGTGGATGATGCGGCTTGCGTGGGAGCCCATCATCCATTTTTTATATTAACAGTTTTAGCTGTGCTGTTTTCCTCTGACTATCTGAGCTAGGAAAACAGATAATAATCAGGAAATATTATGGCTTTACATACGGAAGAACAAGAAAGAGTGGTTCATGCTATCAACGTGGCGGAAAATGAGACTTCAGGTGAGATTCGAGTCGTTATTGAAAATCATTGCCCTGACGAAGTACAGGATAGAGCGACTTATTATTTTTCAAAATTGGGGATGCACAAAACTGTTTTGAAAAACGGGGTGCTCATTTATATTGCATTGGAAGATCACAAGTTTGCTATCATTGGAGATAAAGGCATCAATGAGCGGGTTGAAGATGATTTTTGGAACTGTACGAAAGATATTATGGTGGAAGAGTTCAGACAGGGCAGGATCGTTGAAGGTTTGGTCGCGGGGATTGGACATGCTGGACGGCAATTGGCCAATTTTTTTCCACGCGAGCATGATGATGTCAATGAGCTTCCGAACGATATCGTATTTGGTGACCGTTAGGTCGTTGCCAGAGCATATCGTGAAAAAGTACGTTTGGTGCGGAGTGCTAGGTCGGATGTGCCTAAAGGGCTGTTAGCCATAATTAATAGAAGATAGAAAGCAATAAATAAGAATAGTTGATGAAATTAACATCGAAAATACGTTCTCAGGTCCGGATTTCACTTTTGGTGGTGCTGGCGTACTGTGCGTCCTTAGTTGTGGCAATGGCACAGGACTTTCCTGAGACACCACATAGACTTGTCAATGACTATACAAACACATTAACTGCCGACCAGAAGCAGATGCTGGAACAAAAACTTCTTGCTTTTGAAGACTCAACATCAACGCAGATTGCTGTTGTTTTGATGAACTCCACGGGTGGCTATGATATCTCGGATTATGCGGTACGTCTCGCAAAAAAATGGGGGGTGGGCAACAAAAAGTACAATAACGGCATCTTGTTATTGGCGGCACTAGGTGATCGTGCGGTCACCATTCAGACCGGATACGGGATTGAAGGAGCTGTTCCAGATGCCATTGCTTACCGTATCATAGAGAATGATATTAAGCCTGCCTTTCGTCAAAGGGACTATTACGGTGGCGTCGACAAAGCGACGAATTCGCTGATATCCTATGCGAAAGGAGAATATCAGGCAGATCCGAAACAACCAAGTGGTGGTGGTTCTGGCTCGATTATATTTGTGATTATTGTTGTCATCTTCCTTGTTGTCATGTTTTCAAATCGAGGTGGGGGTGGAAAAGGAGGCGGACGCGTGATGAACGGTCGCGGTTCGTCCGACATTTTCTGGTGGACCCTGCTCAACGGTCTAGGTGGCGGTGGTCGTGGCGGCAGCGGCGGATTTGGCGGCGGCGGCGGTGGTGGATTTGGCGGATTTGGTGGCGGTGATTTCGGTGGTGGCGGTGCGTCGGGCCGTTGGTAACAACTTTGCTAAATAATGTTAAATAGGACAGCAGTGCAGGGGAAATGTTTTACATTTACGATAAGTATATAATTATGAAAAAGGGAATATTAATGGGTTTAAGCTTTTTACCAGCCTTGTTAATGGCGCAAGAAAGCTATACAGTGACAGGAAAGGTCAATGCACCTTCTGACAAAGCAAAAGTATTTCTACAATATGCTTCCAATGGAACGCGTCAGCTTGATTCCGCAGCTGTTGTAAAAGGCGAATTTAAATTCAATGGTGAAGTAGCTTCGCCTACAAAAGGTATTATGATTTACTCAGCCGATGGATTGTCCTTTGCCGAGCTGAGAGGGGCACAGAAGCAACCGGAGACGGCGCAGCTGTATTTGTCCAAAGGTGTTATCAAAGTAGATGCTACAAAGGGATTTAAGGACGCAATCATTAGCGGAACAGCAATTAATGACGATTTTACCCAGTACAAGGCGTTTATCAAACCTTACGCTGACGGATTTGAAGCATTAAATCAACAATACTATGCAGCGAGCGACGAGCAGAAAAACGACCCCAAATTCATAGAGGGCTTGCAGAAGCAAGCTGGGGAGATTTCCGAAAAAATGGAGAAGGCTGATGCGGAGTTTATCGGCAAAAATCCCAAAAGCTGGTATACTTTAGACCTATTGGCTGATAACCTCAGCGGTGAAAACGTGAACGAATATGTCGCATCTTTTGAAAAGCTGTCTCCTGAGCTGAAAAACTCCGAAAAAGGGAAAGAGCTGGCAGAACGTATTCAAAAATTGAAAGCTGTTGCCATTGGCTCAGTCGCTCCTGATTTCACGCTTCCGGACACAACAGGAAAAAATATCTCCCTATCGTCATTGCGAGGAAAGTATGTATTGTTGGATTTCTGGGCGAGCTGGTGTCGACCTTGCCGTCATGAGAACCCAAATGTGGTTGCTGCTTTCAATAAGTTTAAAGATAAAGGATTTACAGTTTTCGGAGTTTCTCTGGACAATCCGGGTAAAAAAGATGCTTGGTTGAAAGCTATTCATGATGATAATCTACAGCAATGGCCACATGTATCTGACCTGCAGGGATGGAAATCAGCTCCGGTTAAACTATATGAAGTGCGTGGAATTCCTCAAAACTTCCTGATCGATCCTTCTGGCAAGATTGTGGCTTCTAACCTTCGGGGCGAAGCTTTGGAAGCTAAGTTAGCTGAACTTTTGAAGTAGTCTGCAGGATACTGGAAGCAGATCCCATAAAAAAAGCGGTAAAACTTAGTTATTTTACCGCTTTTTTTATAGATAATAAAGAGCTATAAGGAAAGAATCTCAATAATCCGAACGAGATCTTCATTCATTTTCACATTGTGCTTTATTGCATTTTTAAATGGAGTAAACCTAACTTCACCACAGATCAGCCCCGCCATTTCGCCCCTACGGCCGGCGAGTAAGGCCTCCACAGCAGCGACCCCTAGTCTACTGGCGAGAACGCGGTCCATACATGTCGGGCTGCCGCCACGTTGTATATGGCCGAGGATGGAGAGTCTGACATCATAATGTGGAAAGTTTTCCTTGATTTTTTCAGAAACGACCATTCCCCCCTCTTTGTCGCCTTCGGCAACAATAATAATGCGTGAAGATTTATTTTTACGACTTTTATCCAGCCGTTTCATGATGGCATCATAATCAACCTCAAATTCAGGAACCAACACAGCTTCAGCGCCAGTACTGATACCCGAACGGATGGCGATTAATCCAGAGTCACGCCCCATCACTTCGATGACGAAAAGGCGATCATGGGATTCGGCAGTATCGCGAATTTTATCCACTGCCTGAATAACTGTGTTAATTGCTGTATCGTAACCAATGGTAAAGTCAGTTCCGGCCAAATCATTGTCAATTGTTCCCGGAAGACCAATAATAGGAATGTCGAATTCTTCGATAAATTTGGAGGCACCTGTGAATGTCCCATCGCCACCGATGACGACCATCGCATCAATTCCGTGGCTACGCAAATTTTCGTACGCTTGCTGACGTCCTTCAACAGTTTTGAAAGCTTCACTTCGAGCTGTTTTGAGTATGGTGCCACCACGCTGTATGATGTTGGCTACGGATTTAGCGTCCATCGGAATGATTTCGCCATTCACTAGACCATCGTATCCCCTCCGTATCCCAAATACTTCAAGATTATTATAGATACCCGCTCTCACAACGGCGCGGATACCAGCATTCATTCCTGGAGCATCCCCTCCAGATGTCAAAACGGCAATTTTTTTAATGTTACTCATACGTAATCAAACTTAGCTAAATTTGTGCGTATATACAATTATATTTATGTTATAAAATCTACTTCCAAAGATGAAAGAAGCTAAACAAACGCTTTTTATAATGCAATTCATCAAAGCGGTAACCAGATTAAGTACAAACTTTGCAATGAGCCGGACGTTTGAAATAGCGGTATTTTCTATTTGCCCCCGTTATCTTTGTGCTTTAAAGGCATCGATGCCGCTCTGCAAAAAAGCTTTATATTCTGCGATGTTGTAATTTGCACCTGTCTGCGGCACCAGCACTTTTCCTGAAGCGTCCACGATCACGTACAGAGGTTGCGAATTACTATTAAATGCCGACGCCTGAAAGTCGCTGTTCTTCTTTCCTATGGTTGTGATCTTTTTGCCGCTATATTTTGAAATAAACTGTTCATTTGCCGGTAACTCTGTTTTGTCATCAACAAACAGTTCGGCCATTATGAATTCTTCTTTCAGTAATTTTGCTACTCCCGGATCAGTCCAGACATTTGCTTCCATCTTCCGGCAGTTAACGCAGTTCCAGCCTGTGAAGTCAATCAGCACAGGCTTATTCTGTTCTTTAGCTGTTTCTAAAGCTTGATCGTAATCGTAGTACGGATCAAATCCTTTTGGTGTGCCACGATCATGGAAGATTTCAGCGTACTTTTTCACTTTGCCATCGCTGTGGGCGGGAGAGGCTGCTACTCCGGCTGAAAGGTCAAAATCCTGTGTTGCCGCCGGCGGAAGAAATGCGGAGATGGACTTAAGGGGTGCTCCCCAAAGGCCCGGAACCATATAGATAACAAAAGAAAAGACAACAATCGCCAATAGAGTTCGTGGAACGGATAAAAATTTAAGCTCGCTATCATGCGAAAATTTGATCTTTCCGATCAGATATAGCCCCATCAGCCCAAATATGGCAATCCACAAGGATAAAAATACTTCACGGTCGAGCCAGTTCCAATGATAAGCTAAGTCCACATTGGACAGAAATTTTAATGCCAGGGCTAGTTCCAAAAATCCCAGTACAACTTTTACGGAGTTGAGCCATCCGCCGGACTTCGGCAAGGACTTTAACATCGAAGGGAACATGGCAAACAGACCAAAAGGGATCGCCAGTGCGATGGAGAAGCCCAGCATACCGATGGCAGGACCTAGGCGTTCTCCTTTCGAAGCAGCTTCCACCAGTAGGGTGCCAATAATTGGGCCTGTACAAGAAAAGGAGACCAGCGAAAGGCTGAAAGCCATAAAGAAAAGTCCCACGAGTCCGCCTTTATCCGACTTTGCATCCATTTTATTGACAA from the Sphingobacterium thalpophilum genome contains:
- a CDS encoding protein-disulfide reductase DsbD family protein — encoded protein: MLKNTFILLLIAFFSLSFSAASFAFQQDSLTSTEGLQFESSPDTSTATQPVPEDLAFSEAPDTVSQDSSQTTKAPISTSIDQDAGKKSLWGIFIAGLLGGFAALLMPCIFPMLPLTVSYFTKQSGSRASGISKALLYGLFIIVIYVALGMIITIAFGSDALNALSTNGIFNFLFFLLLVVFAASFFGAFEITLPSSFVNKMDAKSDKGGLVGLFFMAFSLSLVSFSCTGPIIGTLLVEAASKGERLGPAIGMLGFSIALAIPFGLFAMFPSMLKSLPKSGGWLNSVKVVLGFLELALALKFLSNVDLAYHWNWLDREVFLSLWIAIFGLMGLYLIGKIKFSHDSELKFLSVPRTLLAIVVFSFVIYMVPGLWGAPLKSISAFLPPAATQDFDLSAGVAASPAHSDGKVKKYAEIFHDRGTPKGFDPYYDYDQALETAKEQNKPVLIDFTGWNCVNCRKMEANVWTDPGVAKLLKEEFIMAELFVDDKTELPANEQFISKYSGKKITTIGKKNSDFQASAFNSNSQPLYVIVDASGKVLVPQTGANYNIAEYKAFLQSGIDAFKAQR